The genome window TTTGGGGCAGTCGTACATCGGCGGCTTCATGCCGGCCGACTTCCGCGAGGGCGTGAAGTGGTGCGACTCGATCAAGACGGACGCGCTCCTCATCACCTTGGAGAAGGACGAGAAGGACTTCTCCCCGCAGACCAGGTACCACGACTACGCACAGAGCGAGACTCTCTTCCACTGGGAGTCTCAAAACCAGACCTCAGCGACTTCCCCCACCGGCCTGCGCTACAAGAATCATGTGGCCGAAGGCAGCCACGTCCTGCTCTTCGTACGCCGTTACAAGAACACCGACATAGGGGGCGCGCAGCCGTGGATACTGCTCGGCCCTGCGGAGTACGAGGATCACACCGGGAGCAAGCCGATGGCGATCACGTGGAAACTAAGGCAGGAGCTTCCGGCGGACGTCTGGACGTACTCGACTATCAAAGCCGGGTAGCGCCGCGCATCAGGCCCCCAACACCCCTGCTTCCACTTCCGCTTCGAAGTGCATCTGGGCTCGGTCCAACGCGTCATCCGGATCGCGACCGTGCGCCCGAAGCCAGTGGAGAAGATCAGCAATGACAATGATCGCTGCTTCTTCTGCCATGGTTGCACTCAACCGTCCTGAGTTGCTTGTGGACGGCTGCTTCACCTGGCCATAGAAGTCGAGCACCTCGCTCGCTCTTGTGACACGAGGTCCACCACGATGGCTGTTGAGCGAGGTCAGGGTGGTGGGGAGTTCGCACCACGTCATCTTGCGATCAGCGAGGAGTTGAACACCCCAGCGGTCAGTAACGGCATCCACGAGGGCCATGCCGCGCCCGCCCTCCGAGTCGGAATCCGCAGCCGTGAGCGTGGGCAGGGCCCGGGTGTCGGGGTCATACACCTCGATGCGCAGATACGTGCCGTGCATCGAAACCGCGAGGGTGGCCGGAGTGCCGTGGCCAACGTGTGTGATGACGTTCGACACGAGTTCGCTGACGCAGAGTTGAGCCTCGTCGACGACATGATGCAGCCCCCAAAGCCCCAGGTGGAGCCGCACGATGCGGCGTAGGGCGGCCACTTCCTCGGGCTCTGCCAGGAACTGAAGATCCCAGGCCTTCCTTGCCATGCAGTCCATGCCCAACTCCTTCTTCCCCACGTTGAGTTACACACAGGTGTATCTTGCACACCTAGAGTTTCATTGGAACTCTCAAAATGGAACTCTCACTTCAGGCGACAAGGAGCGCGCCTCCGCATCTCGCGCCCCCGGCGCACACCACCTTGCCGACCCGTCCGGGCAACAAGGACGATCTGATGGATCGACATGAAGGGCTACACGTATGCCGATGGGACCCACCACACGAAGGCGCCAACTGGGAGCGGACCTGCGCCGCCTCCGCGAGCTCAAGGGACTGACCCTTGAGGAAGCGGGCGCCCGCGTCGGCATCTCAAAAGCGACATTGAGTCGCTACGAAACAAAGGAGGGCACAGTCAAGTGGCCGGCCGTAGACGCCCTCTGTCGCGAGTACGGCGCCGTTGACGAAGAGCGTCTAGCCCTGGTCGAGCTCGCAAAGGGGGCGAAGATCCAAGGCTGGTGGCGGTCACTCGCCGACCCGATCCCCGACTCAATGAACCTCATGCTCACACTTGAGGACGAGGTCGTACGCGAAGACCACTATGCCTGCATGTACATCCCCGGCTTGCTCCAGACGCGCAAGTACGCGGAGGCCGTTCACCGGGCCTCAGAGGTCGAATGCACAGAGCGGGAAGTGAAACACATGGTCGACATTCGCATGAAGCGACAAGAACTTCTCGAACGGGATGAGCCGCCGCACATCTGGTGCGTGATCGACGAGGCAG of Streptomyces phaeolivaceus contains these proteins:
- a CDS encoding ATP-binding protein, coding for MDCMARKAWDLQFLAEPEEVAALRRIVRLHLGLWGLHHVVDEAQLCVSELVSNVITHVGHGTPATLAVSMHGTYLRIEVYDPDTRALPTLTAADSDSEGGRGMALVDAVTDRWGVQLLADRKMTWCELPTTLTSLNSHRGGPRVTRASEVLDFYGQVKQPSTSNSGRLSATMAEEAAIIVIADLLHWLRAHGRDPDDALDRAQMHFEAEVEAGVLGA
- a CDS encoding helix-turn-helix domain-containing protein translates to MPMGPTTRRRQLGADLRRLRELKGLTLEEAGARVGISKATLSRYETKEGTVKWPAVDALCREYGAVDEERLALVELAKGAKIQGWWRSLADPIPDSMNLMLTLEDEVVREDHYACMYIPGLLQTRKYAEAVHRASEVECTEREVKHMVDIRMKRQELLERDEPPHIWCVIDEAAIRRNVGGREVMREQLTHLHTMSERRNITVQVLPFSKGAHAAAVGSFAVLRGPTPELDVVYVDLLAGGLFMEKPQELDRYRLAFQYLSANAIDMESSAALINQLSKEPE